One Hermetia illucens chromosome 4, iHerIll2.2.curated.20191125, whole genome shotgun sequence DNA segment encodes these proteins:
- the LOC119655859 gene encoding N-alpha-acetyltransferase 20, which produces MTTLRPFTCDDMFKFNNVNLDPLTETYGLAFYMQYLAHWPEYFQVAESPSGEIMGYIMGKAEGQRENWHGHVTALTVSPDYRRLGLAGLLMNFLEDVSEDKKAYFVDLFVRVSNKVAINMYTNLGYIVYRTVLEYYSGDPDEDAYDMRKALSRDVDKKSMIPLLHPARPEDVD; this is translated from the exons ATGACTACGTTGCGACCATTCACTTGTGATGACATGTTCAAATTTAATAACGT TAATTTGGACCCACTCACTGAGACTTACGGGCTGGCCTTTTACATGCAATATCTGGCCCACTGGCCGGAATATTTTCAAGTAGCGGAGTCCCCAAGCGGGGAGATCATGGGATATA TAATGGGAAAGGCGGAAGGACAACGAGAGAATTGGCACGGGCATGTGACGGCGCTGACAGTGTCCCCAGATTACCGGCGATTAGGACTGGCTGGATTGCTAATGAATTTCCTCGAAGATGTTTCAGAAGA TAAGAAGGCATACTTTGTTGATTTATTTGTTCGCGTGAGCAATAAAGTGGCCATAAATATGTACACTAATTTAGGATACATCGTTTACCGGACAGTACTGGAATATTACTCGGGCGATCCTGATGAAGATGCTTACG ATATGCGAAAAGCTCTGTCCAGGGATGTAGACAAAAAATCGATGATACCGTTATTGCATCCTGCCAGGCCGGAAGATGTCGACTGA